From a region of the Halolamina sp. CBA1230 genome:
- a CDS encoding ATP-binding protein: MDQSSFVNRDDELDMLETRFESGQAELIVVYGRRRLGKSALVREAIQDQENAVYWQATEETQDAQLANFVATASESFPILDDMQRDWETLLKTLGQQNAVVVLDEFPYLIESDDSLPSKIQRVWDLHLEETDMTLVLVGSSISIMEDKVLGGGSPLYGRRTGTIDLPPLSLADAATFYPETDPDSIIRSWGVFGGTPFYLQALNQSESLEENIQSQILAEHGVLHTEPEFLLRTEFGIREPQTYYTILRAIAMGKRAANEIADFVGVESNRLGSYLSKLQRLRLVERDIPITANPNATRKSRYRLQEPLFRFWFRYVYGQEAKLTQLGEQAYEELVAPTFNEYMGSMFEQVCQNALPSLVPKMYEGIGYWWHQNHEIDVVGLGSDGTLVAGECKYTTREMTEGDLADLERSASQVRWSPESGEKPTYHYCCFCRTGFSDDLHTAATNRDDVSLFTPADIVQQLKA, from the coding sequence ATGGATCAGTCGAGTTTCGTGAACCGTGATGACGAGCTCGACATGCTGGAAACCCGCTTCGAGAGTGGGCAGGCCGAATTGATCGTGGTCTATGGGCGTCGACGCCTGGGGAAGAGTGCGCTCGTTCGGGAAGCGATACAGGACCAGGAGAACGCGGTCTACTGGCAAGCAACTGAGGAAACGCAGGACGCTCAATTGGCGAATTTCGTTGCGACTGCCAGTGAGTCATTCCCAATTCTCGACGATATGCAACGAGATTGGGAGACGCTGCTCAAGACCCTTGGACAGCAGAACGCAGTCGTCGTCCTCGACGAATTCCCGTATCTGATCGAATCGGATGACAGCTTGCCATCGAAGATACAGCGGGTCTGGGACCTTCACCTCGAGGAAACAGACATGACGCTGGTTCTCGTCGGGTCTTCGATCAGCATCATGGAGGACAAAGTCCTCGGTGGCGGCAGCCCGCTGTACGGTCGTCGAACGGGCACGATCGACCTCCCACCGCTTAGCCTCGCCGATGCAGCGACGTTCTATCCTGAAACGGACCCTGACTCAATCATCCGGTCGTGGGGTGTGTTTGGTGGCACCCCCTTCTACCTCCAGGCGCTCAATCAGTCCGAATCCTTAGAAGAGAACATCCAGTCACAGATTCTCGCCGAACATGGCGTGTTGCATACCGAACCGGAGTTTCTCTTGCGGACGGAGTTCGGAATCCGCGAGCCGCAGACGTACTACACGATACTGAGAGCGATCGCGATGGGAAAGCGTGCAGCGAACGAAATCGCTGACTTCGTCGGTGTGGAGTCCAACCGACTTGGCTCGTACCTGTCAAAACTTCAGCGCCTCCGGCTTGTCGAACGGGACATCCCCATCACAGCGAATCCAAATGCAACTCGCAAAAGCCGATATCGGCTGCAGGAGCCACTATTCCGGTTCTGGTTTCGGTACGTCTACGGACAGGAGGCGAAGCTGACACAACTCGGCGAGCAAGCGTACGAGGAGTTGGTTGCGCCGACGTTCAACGAGTACATGGGGTCGATGTTTGAGCAAGTGTGTCAGAATGCACTGCCGTCACTCGTCCCCAAGATGTACGAAGGTATCGGGTACTGGTGGCACCAGAACCACGAGATCGATGTGGTGGGGCTTGGCAGTGATGGAACACTTGTCGCAGGCGAATGCAAGTACACCACCCGTGAGATGACGGAGGGTGACCTCGCCGATCTAGAACGGAGTGCCTCGCAGGTTCGCTGGTCACCCGAATCAGGTGAGAAACCGACGTATCACTACTGTTGCTTCTGTCGAACTGGGTTCTCGGACGATCTTCACACAGCTGCGACGAACCGGGACGACGTCTCTCTGTTCACGCCAGCAGATATCGTCCAACAGTTGAAAGCGTGA
- a CDS encoding RNA-guided endonuclease TnpB family protein, whose product MTELTKTLELKLVEPNAHKRQKLRETREAYQRALQDAFDARCTTQPEANDVVVNYDLSGYAKNALKKYVPQLTTTYNAGELHDDHPVRFTNEGVRLDHKPENAIEWYVKIPHHEDYHLWMPAQPNPEQRDWLEALQAGDATMGESRLFERDGTWYLHVTATRDVEERSEVSAEERTPIGVDIGEASLVTVCHRDDDGSPTAPELWADEGKTVRRLRKTYFTATRRLQTRGSERIAESFGDDVWQQIDDVFHRVTREVVEYAESVENPVLVLEDLTYIRESMDYGDFMNRRLHGWGFAKLHAQIRYKAVEKGIPVETVNPRNTSKECHACGEVGYRPRQATFTCPNDACWMSEYQADVNGAINIADRYLSGESHSREHMDGDDSAEDGGRLTAPQDSQADADTQQETLGTNAS is encoded by the coding sequence GTGACTGAACTCACGAAGACGCTCGAACTCAAACTTGTGGAGCCGAACGCCCACAAGCGGCAGAAACTCCGAGAGACGCGAGAAGCGTACCAGCGTGCCCTCCAAGACGCCTTCGACGCCCGATGTACCACCCAGCCCGAAGCGAACGACGTGGTGGTCAACTACGACCTGAGCGGGTACGCGAAAAACGCGCTCAAGAAGTACGTCCCGCAACTCACGACGACCTACAACGCGGGCGAACTGCACGACGACCACCCTGTTCGCTTCACCAACGAAGGGGTACGACTTGACCATAAGCCCGAGAACGCTATCGAGTGGTACGTCAAAATCCCGCATCACGAGGACTACCACCTCTGGATGCCAGCACAACCGAATCCCGAACAGCGGGACTGGCTGGAAGCGTTGCAAGCGGGAGACGCCACGATGGGTGAGAGTCGGCTGTTCGAGCGGGACGGGACGTGGTATCTCCACGTCACTGCCACCCGCGACGTGGAGGAACGCTCCGAGGTGTCTGCCGAAGAACGGACGCCTATCGGAGTAGACATCGGGGAAGCGTCACTCGTCACGGTGTGTCACCGCGACGACGACGGTTCGCCGACCGCGCCCGAACTATGGGCCGACGAGGGCAAGACCGTTCGTCGGCTCCGCAAGACCTACTTCACCGCTACTCGGCGACTCCAGACGCGCGGAAGCGAGCGTATTGCGGAGTCCTTCGGGGACGACGTGTGGCAACAGATAGATGACGTGTTCCATCGCGTCACCCGCGAAGTCGTGGAGTACGCGGAGTCCGTCGAGAACCCCGTTCTCGTTCTGGAAGACCTGACGTACATACGGGAGTCGATGGACTACGGCGACTTCATGAACCGGCGTCTCCACGGATGGGGGTTCGCTAAACTCCACGCGCAGATACGCTACAAGGCCGTCGAGAAGGGGATTCCCGTCGAGACGGTGAACCCGCGCAACACGTCGAAGGAGTGCCACGCTTGCGGTGAGGTAGGATATCGTCCGCGACAGGCGACGTTTACGTGTCCGAACGACGCGTGCTGGATGAGTGAGTACCAAGCGGACGTGAACGGTGCGATAAATATCGCAGACCGCTACCTCAGTGGAGAGAGCCATTCAAGAGAACACATGGATGGCGATGACTCGGCTGAGGATGGGGGGCGTTTGACCGCCCCACAAGACAGCCAAGCCGATGCTGACACCCAGCAAGAGACGCTTGGAACGAATGCGTCTTGA
- the tnpA gene encoding IS200/IS605 family transposase yields the protein MKTTRHATYNLNYHIVWLPKYRQPVLVNEVASRVRSILHEIADDKGVEILDLTVQPDHVHLFVSSPPKNEPALLANWFKGISSRKYNHRYADHDDEKIGWARGYYAGTAGHVSSETVENYIQQHKEGDS from the coding sequence ATGAAGACCACACGGCACGCGACCTACAACCTCAACTACCACATAGTGTGGTTGCCGAAGTACCGGCAGCCGGTACTCGTCAACGAGGTCGCCAGCCGTGTCCGGTCCATCCTCCACGAAATAGCCGACGACAAAGGCGTCGAAATACTCGATCTCACTGTACAGCCCGACCACGTTCACCTGTTCGTCAGTAGCCCACCGAAGAACGAACCGGCGCTCCTCGCCAACTGGTTCAAGGGCATCTCCTCGCGCAAGTACAACCACCGATATGCCGACCACGACGACGAGAAAATCGGATGGGCGCGAGGATACTACGCAGGGACCGCCGGGCACGTTTCGAGTGAGACGGTCGAGAACTACATCCAGCAACACAAGGAGGGCGATTCGTGA
- a CDS encoding transposase has translation MIQTAEAKQVCRAASTVLFPELEFGVKPCGKYTREDFQEILSRIAFDQEFANTGGKTLQLDRDEHVDITATARNSLAKSLLYHLRNLSTDAVTDQFDGVRERVFEVLRSQRRLPAFVDVAIDLHEWRFYGSADTDHVLTTYPDLGTNKAFCFATLCIVAPRTRFTLAVVPMDGNGFRAKREAVRSLLETAKQYVSIRHVYLDRGFYQVHVVAELEQQDVDYIVRARPSSGMKDRLSAGAETVADEYTMQRKRKPTASVNVTVFAVPHRTSEDEHVWFVTSLDVDSSTANAYAAAFRRRWGIETSYRQLGDFLPRTSSPTFSVRLFYFLFAVSLYNLWVLANVLASAETFPETPLISTRIFRRFVLTTDYG, from the coding sequence ATGATCCAGACAGCTGAGGCGAAACAGGTTTGCCGTGCTGCGTCGACGGTGCTGTTTCCAGAACTCGAATTCGGCGTGAAACCGTGTGGGAAGTACACGAGAGAGGATTTCCAAGAAATCCTCTCTCGGATTGCTTTTGATCAGGAGTTCGCAAATACGGGTGGGAAGACGCTCCAACTTGATCGTGACGAGCACGTCGATATCACCGCTACGGCTCGAAATTCACTCGCTAAATCGCTGCTGTATCACTTGCGCAATCTCTCTACAGACGCCGTCACTGACCAGTTCGATGGCGTCCGAGAGCGAGTGTTCGAAGTCCTCCGGTCTCAGCGCCGACTTCCTGCGTTCGTCGATGTTGCCATCGATCTCCACGAGTGGCGCTTCTACGGGTCTGCCGACACAGACCACGTCCTAACCACGTATCCAGATCTCGGAACGAACAAAGCGTTTTGCTTCGCAACACTGTGTATCGTCGCTCCTCGCACGCGATTTACGCTTGCGGTAGTCCCGATGGACGGGAACGGCTTTCGCGCCAAGCGCGAAGCCGTTCGCTCCTTGCTCGAAACAGCCAAACAGTACGTCTCCATTCGACACGTCTACCTCGACCGTGGATTCTACCAAGTCCACGTCGTCGCAGAGTTAGAACAGCAGGATGTCGATTACATCGTGCGTGCGCGTCCGAGTAGTGGAATGAAAGACCGTCTCAGCGCCGGCGCTGAGACGGTTGCTGACGAGTACACGATGCAGCGAAAGCGCAAACCAACAGCGTCGGTAAATGTCACAGTCTTTGCGGTTCCGCACCGCACAAGCGAAGACGAGCACGTCTGGTTCGTGACGAGCTTAGACGTAGATTCATCGACAGCGAACGCGTACGCGGCGGCGTTCCGCCGCCGCTGGGGGATCGAAACGTCCTATCGCCAGCTCGGCGATTTCCTCCCGAGAACGTCATCACCGACGTTCTCGGTGCGACTGTTCTACTTTCTGTTCGCGGTGTCTTTGTACAATCTGTGGGTGTTAGCCAACGTCTTAGCTTCAGCTGAAACATTCCCAGAGACACCGCTGATCTCAACACGAATCTTCCGCAGATTCGTTCTCACAACAGACTACGGCTGA
- a CDS encoding PIN domain-containing protein gives MTAYVETDFLLALAKDSDWLKDRAENLLEEHDVVTSSYAYLEVLLIRERHEFDYITLFSNMLDIVPVETEEEKQIVLKAVNYFEEGMTAFDSFHAATAETRGHPILGSDNAYEDVDAERLPLEPDTDG, from the coding sequence ATGACCGCATACGTTGAAACCGATTTTCTTCTCGCTCTCGCCAAAGACTCCGACTGGCTCAAAGACCGCGCGGAGAACCTCCTCGAAGAACACGACGTCGTGACGTCCTCGTACGCGTATCTGGAGGTGCTACTCATCCGAGAGCGACACGAGTTCGATTACATCACGTTGTTCTCAAATATGCTTGACATCGTTCCCGTTGAGACTGAGGAAGAGAAGCAGATCGTGCTCAAAGCGGTGAACTACTTCGAAGAGGGGATGACCGCGTTCGACTCCTTCCACGCGGCCACCGCCGAGACGCGCGGGCATCCAATCTTGGGCTCGGACAACGCGTACGAGGACGTCGATGCAGAACGTCTTCCGTTGGAACCGGACACCGACGGTTGA